The Myxococcota bacterium genome contains a region encoding:
- a CDS encoding alpha/beta hydrolase, with protein ADPRGTLNPQVKVLFDMMNAGKATRVLEPKALREGLGALAALLAAGAPAVGATKMIEIPGPAGKVPARVYTPAEPKKGPYPVVVYFHGGGYVAMNLETHDKICKQLCAGIGAVVVSVDYRLAPEARYPGPLEDCLAAYRWVAKNAASLAGDPARIAAGGDSAGGNATAAVTLRLLAAGEKPPRALLLLCPWLEMSLASESMKTFGPDDGVLDTDIMTFFRDCYVRPSDWADPFASPVRADVSKFPPALVIAGAIDPLRDDALQFADKLKKAGREVQLSSYAGMPHDFMLFPGIDDGDRAIAEIVRYAKSKLA; from the coding sequence GCTGATCCGCGCGGGACGCTGAACCCCCAGGTGAAGGTGCTGTTCGACATGATGAACGCGGGCAAGGCCACCCGCGTGCTGGAGCCCAAGGCGCTCCGCGAGGGTTTGGGGGCGCTCGCCGCCCTGCTCGCCGCCGGCGCGCCGGCCGTAGGGGCCACGAAGATGATCGAGATCCCCGGCCCCGCCGGGAAGGTCCCCGCGCGCGTGTACACCCCGGCCGAGCCCAAGAAGGGGCCCTACCCGGTGGTCGTGTACTTCCACGGCGGCGGCTACGTGGCGATGAACCTCGAGACGCACGACAAGATCTGCAAGCAGCTCTGCGCCGGGATCGGCGCGGTGGTGGTGTCGGTCGACTACCGGCTGGCGCCCGAGGCGCGCTACCCCGGGCCGCTCGAGGACTGCCTGGCGGCGTACCGCTGGGTGGCCAAGAACGCGGCCAGCCTCGCGGGCGACCCGGCGCGCATCGCGGCGGGCGGTGACTCGGCGGGCGGCAACGCCACGGCCGCGGTCACGCTGCGGCTGCTCGCGGCGGGCGAGAAGCCGCCGCGCGCGCTGCTCCTGCTCTGCCCGTGGCTCGAGATGTCGCTCGCCAGTGAGTCGATGAAGACCTTCGGGCCCGACGACGGCGTGCTCGACACCGACATCATGACCTTCTTCCGCGACTGCTACGTGCGGCCGAGTGACTGGGCCGACCCGTTCGCGAGCCCCGTGCGGGCCGACGTGTCGAAGTTCCCGCCCGCGCTCGTGATCGCGGGCGCGATCGACCCGCTGCGCGACGACGCGCTGCAGTTCGCCGACAAGCTCAAGAAGGCGGGCCGCGAGGTGCAGCTCTCGAGCTACGCGGGCATGCCGCACGACTTCATGCTGTTCCCGGGCATCGACGACGGAGACCGCGCGATCGCCGAGATCGTGCGCTACGCCAAGTCGAAGCTCGCCTAG